Part of the Candidatus Amarolinea dominans genome is shown below.
CACATCGCGCATCGCCTCCATGACCGCCACCGTGCCGCCGACGTTGACGTCGTTGTAGTCGCGGGCATAAAGTACCGATTCGGGCACAGAGACGCGGGCCGCCAGGTGAAAAACGCACTGCACGCTCTGCAGCAGCGACCACAGCTTGGGCACATCACGCACATCACCGCGTGTAAAGAGCACCCGGGGCGACAGCCGTGCCGGATCTCCGGCGCTGAGGTCATCCAACACGCGCACATGGTGCCCCAACTCGACCAATCGGTTCGCCAACGCTGTCCCCAAGAAACCGGCGCCGCCGGTAATCAACACTCGCATGAAGGCTGTTCATCTCCTCCTTCCGGGTAGGGTAACGCCTAGTATAGCACAAGTCAGCGGCTTGCCCTAAAGAAGCGGTCGAGAGTCGCCCACGCGGGCATTTGTAGGGGCGCACCCTTGCGGTCGCCCACGCGGGCAGGCGCAAGGCCATGCCCCTACCCCGGATTATTGAAAAGATAGCCGCGCCGGGTATAATGCGCGGCGTGAGAAGATACCCACTCAAGCCGCGCGCACTCCTGCGCGGCATACTCTTGTGTCTGGTCATTCTTGTCCTGGCCGCGCCGCCACAGCCGCTGGTTGTGCTTGGCCCACCGCAGACTGTGCATACCGTCGCCCCGAAGATGGGCATGCACACCCGCCTGACGGACGAGGTGGAGCCGTGGAAGATCAAGCGCACGCTGCAGATGGTGCGCGAGATGGGCGCTCCCTGGGTGGTCGAATACTTCCCCTGGGCCTATCATGAGCCGGCGCCGGGACGCTTCGACTGGGCGCACGCGGACCTGGTGGTGGATCATGCGGTCACGCAAGGGCTGACCGTTATCGCCCGCCTGGGCTTTGTGCCCACCTGGGCGCGGCCGCTCGATACGACTTTTCTGTACCTGGGCGAGGCACACTACGCTGACTTTGGGCGCTACGTCTACGAGTTCGTGCGTCATTTCAAGGGCCGCGTGCATTATCTCATCATCTGGAATGAGCCGAACCTGGCGCTGGAATGGGGCTACCGCCCGGTGGATGCGGCCGCGTACACCGAGCTGCTCAAGGTCAGCTACGCGCAGGCCAAAGCGGCCGACCCTGATGTGCAGGTACTGGGCGGCGCGCTGGCGCCCACGCTGGCCCCCGCCGGCTCGGCCTACGGCCTGGATGACCTGGTCTACCTGCAGCAGATGTACGATGCCGGCGCGGCGCCCTTTTTCGACATCCTGGCCGCCCATGCCTACGGTTGGGTCTTCGACGCGAATGATCCGCCGGCGAGCGACGTGGTCAACTTCCGTCGTGTGGAGCTGCTGCGCGCGGTGATGGTGCGTAACGGCGACGGCGCCAAGAAGATCATCATCACCGAAGCCGGTTGGAACGATCACCCGCGGTGGACGAAGGCCGTGCGCCCGGCGCAGCGCATTCAGAACACCCTCGAGGCGTTCGATCTGGTCGGCCAGTGGGATTGGCTGCAGGCCCTGTGCCTGTGGGCGTTTCGCTACCCGGCCCCCACGCGCTCGTACCAGGACTATTTCACCTTCGTCGCGTCCGA
Proteins encoded:
- a CDS encoding beta-galactosidase, producing MRGVRRYPLKPRALLRGILLCLVILVLAAPPQPLVVLGPPQTVHTVAPKMGMHTRLTDEVEPWKIKRTLQMVREMGAPWVVEYFPWAYHEPAPGRFDWAHADLVVDHAVTQGLTVIARLGFVPTWARPLDTTFLYLGEAHYADFGRYVYEFVRHFKGRVHYLIIWNEPNLALEWGYRPVDAAAYTELLKVSYAQAKAADPDVQVLGGALAPTLAPAGSAYGLDDLVYLQQMYDAGAAPFFDILAAHAYGWVFDANDPPASDVVNFRRVELLRAVMVRNGDGAKKIIITEAGWNDHPRWTKAVRPAQRIQNTLEAFDLVGQWDWLQALCLWAFRYPAPTRSYQDYFTFVASDFVPKPIYLELQAYHEGVEHKGAK